One Sagittula stellata E-37 genomic window carries:
- a CDS encoding zinc-binding dehydrogenase, whose amino-acid sequence MTRIRAAVCTAFNAPLTIEDLDLRAPGPGEIEVTLEAVAICHSDISYADGAWGGDLPAVYGHEASGRISALGDGVKGLSEGQRVVVTLIRTCGACVNCNAGKPTLCENQGGRPSPLSRPDGTPVVQAMNCGAFAERVVVDQSQVVPLPETLPAEGVCLLACGVITGIGAVVNAGRLRAGEDVVVIGAGGVGLNAIQGARIAGARRIVAVDISEAKLDIAREFGATDAVLGTSGAPWKKALKALGKGADVVAVTVGAIPAYEQAMRYLGWGGRMVMVGMPHTGAMAQYEPVVPAYTGQHMIGSKMGDVVIRRDIPWMADLYLQGRLKLDELISGRWSLDRINEAVADTRTGGARRNVILFDT is encoded by the coding sequence ATGACACGCATCCGCGCGGCGGTCTGCACCGCCTTCAATGCGCCTCTGACGATCGAAGACCTCGATCTTCGCGCCCCCGGACCCGGTGAGATCGAGGTCACGCTCGAAGCCGTCGCGATCTGCCATTCCGACATCTCCTACGCCGACGGCGCCTGGGGCGGCGACCTCCCGGCCGTTTACGGGCACGAGGCCTCCGGCCGCATCAGCGCGCTCGGGGACGGCGTGAAGGGCCTCTCCGAAGGCCAACGGGTGGTGGTCACGCTGATCCGTACCTGCGGAGCCTGCGTGAACTGCAACGCCGGCAAACCGACACTTTGCGAAAACCAGGGCGGGCGCCCCTCGCCGCTTTCCCGCCCCGATGGCACACCTGTCGTGCAGGCGATGAACTGCGGCGCCTTCGCCGAACGCGTCGTCGTGGACCAGAGCCAGGTCGTACCCCTGCCCGAAACCCTGCCCGCCGAAGGTGTCTGCCTCCTGGCCTGCGGCGTCATCACCGGCATCGGCGCCGTGGTCAACGCGGGCCGCCTGCGCGCCGGCGAGGACGTGGTCGTGATCGGTGCCGGCGGCGTCGGCCTGAACGCCATCCAGGGCGCCCGCATCGCCGGCGCCCGCCGCATCGTCGCCGTCGACATATCCGAGGCCAAGCTGGACATCGCCCGCGAATTCGGCGCGACCGACGCCGTGCTCGGCACATCCGGCGCGCCCTGGAAAAAGGCGCTCAAGGCCCTCGGCAAGGGCGCCGACGTGGTCGCCGTCACCGTGGGCGCCATCCCCGCGTACGAACAGGCGATGCGCTACCTCGGCTGGGGCGGGCGCATGGTGATGGTCGGCATGCCCCACACCGGCGCGATGGCCCAGTACGAACCCGTCGTCCCCGCCTACACCGGACAGCACATGATCGGCTCCAAGATGGGCGACGTGGTGATCCGCCGCGACATCCCCTGGATGGCCGACCTCTACCTCCAGGGCCGCCTGAAGCTCGACGAACTGATCTCGGGACGCTGGTCGCTCGACCGGATCAACGAGGCCGTCGCCGACACCAGGACAGGCGGCGCGCGCCGCAACGTCATCCTCTTCGACACCTGA
- a CDS encoding SOS response-associated peptidase: MCGRFAVTLPPDAMAQLFAAVPSNDLPDVPNFNVCPTNQVHVVMSDEGRRLVSMRWGFIPHWYKKPNDGPLLINARAETIAEKPAFRAACRERRCLVPATGFYEWTKDADGNRLPWYIHPTDDGPLVFAGVWQDWARDDLSFRTVAIVTCGANTSMSRIHHRMPVVLAEDDWSKWLGEDGHGAASLMQPAPEDALAFHRVAREVNSNRASGPDLIEPIDD; encoded by the coding sequence ATGTGCGGCCGTTTCGCCGTCACCCTGCCCCCCGACGCCATGGCGCAGCTTTTCGCGGCGGTGCCGTCGAACGACTTGCCCGATGTGCCGAACTTCAACGTGTGTCCGACGAACCAGGTGCATGTCGTCATGAGCGACGAGGGGCGCAGGCTGGTCTCGATGCGATGGGGGTTCATCCCACATTGGTACAAGAAGCCGAACGACGGGCCTCTGTTGATCAACGCCCGTGCCGAGACCATCGCCGAAAAGCCCGCCTTCCGCGCCGCCTGCCGCGAACGCCGCTGCCTCGTGCCCGCAACCGGGTTCTACGAATGGACGAAGGACGCGGACGGCAACCGGCTGCCGTGGTACATCCACCCGACCGATGACGGCCCGCTGGTCTTTGCGGGGGTCTGGCAGGACTGGGCGCGCGACGACCTGTCCTTCCGAACCGTCGCCATCGTCACCTGCGGTGCGAACACGTCGATGTCGCGTATCCACCACCGGATGCCCGTGGTGCTGGCCGAAGACGACTGGAGCAAGTGGCTGGGCGAGGACGGGCACGGCGCTGCCAGTCTCATGCAGCCCGCCCCCGAGGACGCGCTGGCGTTTCACCGGGTCGCGCGCGAGGTGAACTCCAACCGTGCGTCGGGGCCGGATCTCATCGAGCCCATCGACGACTGA
- a CDS encoding mandelate racemase/muconate lactonizing enzyme family protein, whose product MILKDLDIVVTAPPHPGWGGRYWILVKLTTDDGITGWGECYGASVGPKAMTAVIGDVFQRYVAGEAAENVERMFRRAYSSGFTQRPDLTVMGAFSGLEIACWDILGKARGRPVWALMGGLMNERIRAYTYLYPLAKHNLSDFWTAPDQAAEAAADCVARGYTAVKFDPAGPYTMRGGHQPAMSDISRSVAFCKHVREAVGDRADLLFGTHGQFTTAGAIRLGQAIEPYNPLWFEEPIPPDNPLEFSQVASQVRIPIATGERMTTRSEFATVLRTGGAKILQPALGRVGGLWEARKLAALAESFNAEIAPHLYAGPVEWAANIQLAACIPNLLIAETIETDFHHRLIKGAIEVENGFVSAPTAPGLGIEVDEDLARAHPYTGGELHLQMQDAPCNYAEGNRFQGGAPAHDE is encoded by the coding sequence ATGATCCTCAAGGACCTCGACATCGTCGTCACCGCCCCGCCCCACCCAGGCTGGGGGGGGCGCTACTGGATCCTCGTCAAGCTCACCACCGACGACGGCATCACCGGCTGGGGCGAATGCTACGGTGCCTCGGTCGGACCAAAGGCGATGACCGCCGTGATCGGGGACGTCTTCCAGCGCTACGTCGCGGGCGAAGCGGCCGAGAACGTCGAACGCATGTTCCGCCGCGCCTATTCCTCGGGCTTCACCCAGCGCCCCGACCTTACCGTCATGGGCGCCTTCTCCGGGCTCGAAATCGCCTGCTGGGACATCCTTGGCAAGGCGCGCGGACGTCCTGTCTGGGCACTGATGGGCGGCCTGATGAACGAACGCATCCGCGCCTACACCTACTTGTACCCGCTGGCGAAACACAATCTGTCGGACTTCTGGACCGCGCCCGACCAGGCCGCCGAGGCCGCCGCCGACTGCGTCGCGCGCGGCTACACGGCGGTAAAGTTCGACCCCGCCGGCCCCTACACCATGCGCGGCGGCCACCAGCCAGCCATGTCCGACATCTCCCGCTCCGTTGCCTTCTGCAAACACGTGCGCGAGGCCGTCGGCGACAGGGCCGACCTGCTCTTCGGCACACACGGGCAGTTCACCACGGCGGGCGCCATCCGGCTCGGGCAGGCGATCGAACCCTACAATCCCCTCTGGTTCGAGGAACCGATCCCGCCGGACAACCCGCTCGAATTCAGCCAGGTCGCCAGCCAGGTCCGCATCCCCATCGCCACAGGCGAGCGCATGACCACCCGCTCGGAATTCGCCACCGTCCTGCGCACCGGCGGGGCGAAGATCCTGCAACCGGCGCTCGGCCGCGTGGGCGGACTGTGGGAAGCGCGCAAACTCGCGGCGCTGGCGGAATCCTTCAACGCCGAGATCGCGCCGCACCTTTACGCCGGTCCGGTCGAATGGGCCGCCAACATCCAGCTCGCCGCCTGCATCCCAAACCTGCTGATCGCCGAAACCATCGAGACCGATTTCCACCACCGGCTCATAAAGGGCGCGATCGAGGTGGAGAACGGCTTCGTTTCCGCGCCCACCGCGCCCGGGCTCGGCATCGAGGTGGACGAGGATCTCGCCCGCGCGCATCCCTACACGGGCGGCGAATTGCACCTTCAGATGCAGGATGCGCCCTGCAACTACGCGGAAGGCAATCGTTTCCAGGGTGGCGCGCCCGCCCATGACGAGTAA
- a CDS encoding acyl-CoA synthetase, producing MGYATMDDRNAIESQGAWHDLGLPKTVWAQLCLTADKFPRRPAVSYQLLSGPQDKAETMTWSELRDRTAQAANLFRSLGIGEKDVIAYVLPNCNETVSTLLGGMVAGIVNPVNPLLEPEQIGAILRETGAKVVVTLKPFPKTDVPQKVQEAVRHAPGVKTVLEVDLNRYLAPPKKWIVPLIRPKMTGKRHADYKCFRAEMKKQPKTLTFEDGGKDRVAAYFHTGGTTGMPKVAQHLYSGMMYNGWLGDTLLFTEEDSVMCPLPLFHVFACHVILMAMVCSGAHVVFPTPAGYRGEGVMDNFWKLCERWKTTFVITVPTAVSALMQRKVDADISSIKTAFSGSAPMPLELFKRFESACGVTICEGYGLTEATCLVSVNPPEGEKKVGSVGIPFPYTDVKIVKVRDGQPAVCGTDEIGEICVSNPGVYAGKTYTEEAKNADLFHWGTHLRTGDLGRLDADGYLWITGRAKDLIIRGGHNIDPAEIEEALLSHPAVAFAGAIGQPDAHSGELPCAFVELIDGASVTEEELMEHAKVHVHERAAHPKHMTILDELPKTAVGKVFKPDLRKLAIIRVYNGALEKAGVAARVEKVVDDKSRGLVAEVAPNGAAEAEVAAVLGGFTRPWEWVEEEGAPR from the coding sequence ATGGGCTACGCCACCATGGACGACCGGAATGCCATCGAATCGCAGGGTGCCTGGCACGACCTGGGGCTGCCGAAAACGGTCTGGGCCCAGTTGTGCCTGACGGCGGACAAATTCCCGCGACGTCCGGCGGTCAGCTACCAGCTTCTGTCGGGACCGCAGGACAAGGCGGAGACGATGACCTGGTCGGAGCTGCGCGACCGGACGGCGCAGGCCGCGAACCTGTTCCGCAGTCTTGGCATCGGCGAAAAAGACGTGATCGCCTACGTGCTGCCAAACTGCAACGAGACGGTCTCGACGCTGTTGGGCGGCATGGTCGCGGGTATCGTGAACCCGGTGAACCCGTTGCTTGAACCGGAGCAGATCGGCGCCATCCTGCGCGAAACCGGCGCGAAGGTCGTGGTGACGCTGAAGCCCTTCCCGAAGACCGATGTGCCGCAGAAGGTGCAGGAGGCCGTGCGTCATGCGCCGGGTGTGAAGACGGTGCTGGAGGTCGACCTCAACCGCTATCTGGCGCCGCCGAAGAAGTGGATCGTGCCGCTGATCCGCCCGAAGATGACCGGCAAACGGCACGCGGATTACAAGTGCTTCCGGGCAGAGATGAAGAAGCAGCCGAAGACCCTGACCTTCGAGGACGGCGGCAAGGACCGGGTGGCGGCATATTTCCACACCGGCGGCACCACGGGCATGCCGAAGGTGGCGCAACATCTCTATTCCGGGATGATGTACAACGGCTGGCTGGGCGACACCTTGCTGTTCACCGAAGAGGACAGCGTGATGTGCCCTCTGCCGCTGTTCCACGTCTTCGCCTGCCACGTGATCCTGATGGCGATGGTCTGCTCGGGCGCGCATGTCGTTTTCCCGACGCCCGCAGGATATCGCGGCGAAGGCGTGATGGACAACTTCTGGAAGCTCTGCGAGCGGTGGAAGACCACCTTCGTCATCACCGTGCCGACCGCCGTGTCGGCGCTCATGCAGCGTAAGGTGGATGCGGACATCTCGTCGATCAAGACGGCGTTCTCCGGCTCTGCCCCGATGCCGCTGGAACTGTTCAAGCGGTTCGAGAGCGCCTGCGGTGTGACGATCTGCGAGGGCTACGGGCTGACGGAGGCGACGTGTCTGGTGTCGGTGAACCCGCCCGAGGGCGAGAAGAAGGTCGGCTCTGTCGGCATTCCTTTCCCCTATACGGACGTGAAGATCGTGAAGGTGCGCGACGGCCAGCCGGCGGTCTGCGGCACCGACGAGATCGGCGAGATCTGCGTGTCGAACCCGGGCGTTTATGCCGGGAAGACATACACCGAAGAGGCCAAGAACGCCGACCTGTTTCACTGGGGCACGCACCTGCGGACCGGTGACCTCGGGCGGCTGGATGCGGACGGATACCTCTGGATCACCGGACGGGCGAAGGACCTCATCATTCGCGGCGGTCACAACATCGACCCGGCCGAGATCGAGGAGGCCTTGCTTTCGCACCCGGCGGTGGCCTTTGCCGGCGCCATCGGCCAGCCGGACGCGCATTCGGGCGAACTGCCCTGTGCCTTCGTGGAACTGATCGACGGTGCCTCCGTGACCGAGGAAGAGCTCATGGAGCATGCCAAGGTGCATGTCCATGAACGTGCGGCGCATCCCAAGCACATGACCATCCTCGACGAGTTGCCGAAGACGGCGGTGGGCAAGGTCTTCAAGCCAGACCTGCGCAAGCTGGCGATCATCCGGGTCTACAACGGGGCGCTGGAAAAGGCCGGTGTCGCCGCGCGCGTCGAGAAGGTCGTGGACGACAAGTCGCGCGGACTGGTCGCGGAGGTGGCGCCCAACGGCGCTGCCGAGGCGGAGGTCGCCGCTGTGCTGGGCGGGTTCACCCGTCCGTGGGAATGGGTCGAGGAAGAGGGGGCGCCGCGCTGA
- a CDS encoding DUF1992 domain-containing protein → MDHPLIDLISAKIRAAEAEGAFDNLPGAGKPLPPCDDPQNAVLNRIMKENGAVPEAISVSKELARLREELRETGDRTERQRIMRDMALLETRLEIAKRR, encoded by the coding sequence ATGGACCATCCTTTAATCGACCTCATCTCTGCAAAGATACGCGCGGCCGAGGCGGAAGGCGCGTTCGACAACTTGCCGGGCGCTGGCAAACCGCTGCCGCCCTGCGACGATCCGCAGAACGCGGTTCTCAACCGGATCATGAAGGAAAACGGCGCCGTGCCAGAGGCGATCTCTGTCTCGAAGGAACTGGCCCGCCTGCGCGAAGAGCTGCGCGAAACCGGCGACCGGACCGAACGGCAGCGGATCATGCGCGACATGGCCCTCCTGGAAACCCGTCTGGAGATCGCCAAACGCCGCTAG
- a CDS encoding ArsR/SmtB family transcription factor yields the protein MDQNAPPAPPEEMEANARNAAAFLKTLAHEGRLMILCHLGGGEKSVGELEELLGIRQAAVSQMLARLREEGLVVTRREGKTIYYSLANENTSRVIALLYEMFCAAPDARC from the coding sequence ATGGACCAGAACGCCCCCCCGGCGCCGCCGGAAGAAATGGAAGCCAATGCCCGCAACGCCGCCGCGTTCCTGAAAACGCTGGCGCATGAGGGCCGCCTGATGATCCTCTGCCACCTCGGCGGAGGCGAGAAATCCGTCGGCGAACTTGAAGAACTGCTGGGCATCCGGCAGGCCGCGGTCAGCCAGATGCTCGCCCGCCTGCGCGAAGAGGGGCTGGTCGTCACCCGGCGCGAAGGCAAGACGATCTACTACAGCCTCGCGAACGAGAACACCTCGCGCGTGATCGCCCTGCTCTACGAAATGTTCTGCGCGGCGCCAGATGCCCGCTGCTGA
- a CDS encoding class I SAM-dependent methyltransferase encodes MVTVKEQYEVYPYPARDPEDERTRLITGSPSRPTEIDHHLFGGARDWSQPLRVLVAGGGTGDALIQLATLMTKAGAPYDITYLDLSTASRRIAEARAQMRGLKGISFHTGSLLDAGDFGPFDYIDCCGVLHHLHRPEDGFAALRGALAPGGGMGFMVYAPYGRSGVYPLQEAFGALLDGLPPEDRLTRAKEIVAALPAGHPFASNPLLMDHDQSDAGFYDLLLHSTDTPFDVGRLLDTCAATGWRLQGFVTPALYDLSRIAEAPAGIEAGTAMAVAEKLRGTIRKHVGYLVPAEEDRPLPKPGRASLIPRLQLPHRQLAQAVARGQTPPVEVDGIKDRLSLPREAAPLVAAADGRTPLSRIAAGAGLDPLRFGALWGKVHRELTDWGLLHYSGFGL; translated from the coding sequence ATGGTCACGGTCAAGGAACAGTACGAGGTCTACCCCTACCCCGCCCGCGACCCGGAGGATGAACGCACGCGGCTCATCACCGGCTCCCCTTCACGGCCCACGGAAATCGACCACCATCTCTTTGGCGGTGCGCGCGACTGGTCGCAGCCACTCCGCGTGCTCGTGGCCGGGGGCGGCACCGGCGACGCGCTGATCCAGCTTGCCACCCTGATGACGAAGGCCGGCGCGCCCTACGATATCACCTACCTGGACCTGTCCACAGCTTCGCGCCGGATCGCCGAGGCGCGCGCGCAGATGCGGGGGCTGAAGGGCATCTCCTTCCACACCGGCAGTCTGCTCGACGCCGGGGACTTCGGCCCGTTCGACTACATCGACTGCTGCGGCGTGCTGCATCACCTGCACCGCCCCGAGGACGGTTTTGCCGCGCTGAGGGGCGCGCTGGCGCCGGGGGGCGGCATGGGCTTCATGGTCTACGCCCCCTACGGCCGATCCGGCGTTTACCCCCTGCAGGAGGCGTTCGGCGCATTGCTGGACGGCCTGCCGCCGGAGGACCGCCTGACCCGCGCGAAAGAGATCGTCGCAGCCCTGCCAGCGGGCCACCCCTTCGCGTCGAACCCGCTGCTGATGGACCACGACCAAAGCGACGCAGGCTTCTACGACCTGCTGTTGCACAGCACCGACACGCCGTTCGACGTGGGCCGCCTGCTGGACACCTGCGCCGCCACCGGCTGGCGTCTGCAGGGGTTCGTCACGCCTGCCCTCTATGACCTGTCACGCATCGCCGAAGCGCCCGCCGGAATCGAGGCCGGAACCGCAATGGCCGTGGCCGAGAAGCTGCGCGGCACGATCCGCAAACACGTGGGTTACCTCGTGCCAGCCGAAGAAGACCGCCCCCTGCCGAAACCGGGGCGCGCCTCGCTGATACCGCGCCTGCAACTGCCGCATCGCCAACTGGCGCAGGCCGTGGCGCGGGGGCAGACACCGCCGGTGGAGGTGGACGGGATCAAGGACAGGCTTTCGCTCCCGCGCGAGGCCGCGCCGCTGGTCGCCGCCGCCGACGGGCGCACACCTTTGTCGCGCATCGCCGCGGGCGCCGGGCTGGACCCGCTGCGCTTCGGGGCGCTCTGGGGCAAGGTGCACAGGGAACTCACCGACTGGGGGCTGCTGCATTACAGCGGCTTCGGCCTCTGA
- a CDS encoding amidase, whose translation MPAAETPPFSGPDLCRLTARDVVALLKSREVSTAELIDASLSRIAHTSPAINAMVTTCAERAHDAAPARDSLLAGLPVGIKDLTDVAGVRTTYGTPALADNVPKVSDPMVLRMEARGAVVIGKTNTPEMGAGANTFNAVFGATRNPWDTRMNPGGSSGGAAAGLAAGEVWLSQGSDLGGSLRTPASYCGVVGLRPSPGLVASAPGADGFNAFGVDGPMARNVADVALLLDAMTGFDPVSPLSHPPSTDSYLGACLAAPGPLRIAFSPDLGGLAPVTTDIAEILSKAVVQVQAADIAVEEHQPETRGLDHAFRTFRALGMWTSHQVTPKRISDHFKPTLAENIRTGGTLTVDDIATANVTRSRLYAQMRGLFGTFDVLACPVTGLAPLPSEVEYPKEVAGRPCRDYLDWLSFAFLATTCGLPALSLPVGFTASGLPVGLQLIGSPRGEARLLQVARRLEEALALPGTPIDPIVRHDTQARTDEPVSASLLTRP comes from the coding sequence ATGCCCGCTGCTGAGACCCCGCCCTTCTCGGGCCCCGACCTCTGCCGCCTGACCGCCCGCGACGTGGTGGCCCTGCTGAAGTCCCGAGAGGTGTCGACCGCCGAACTCATCGACGCCAGCCTGAGCCGCATCGCCCACACCTCGCCCGCGATCAACGCCATGGTGACGACCTGCGCCGAGAGGGCGCATGACGCCGCCCCCGCGCGCGACAGCCTGCTGGCCGGGCTTCCCGTCGGCATAAAGGACCTGACGGACGTCGCAGGGGTGCGCACGACCTACGGCACCCCGGCGTTGGCCGATAATGTCCCCAAGGTCTCCGACCCTATGGTCCTGCGCATGGAAGCGCGCGGCGCCGTCGTGATCGGCAAGACCAACACCCCGGAAATGGGCGCGGGCGCCAACACCTTCAACGCCGTCTTCGGCGCCACCCGCAACCCGTGGGACACACGGATGAACCCCGGCGGCTCCTCGGGCGGTGCGGCTGCGGGGCTCGCGGCGGGCGAAGTGTGGCTGAGCCAGGGCTCCGACCTCGGCGGATCGCTTCGCACCCCGGCAAGCTATTGCGGCGTCGTCGGGCTCAGACCTTCGCCCGGGCTGGTCGCATCGGCCCCCGGCGCGGACGGCTTCAACGCCTTCGGTGTCGATGGCCCCATGGCCCGCAATGTGGCCGACGTGGCGCTGTTGCTTGACGCGATGACAGGCTTCGACCCCGTTTCTCCCCTGTCGCATCCGCCGTCGACCGACAGCTATCTGGGCGCCTGTCTCGCGGCACCGGGCCCGCTCCGCATCGCCTTCTCGCCGGACCTCGGCGGTCTCGCGCCCGTCACCACTGACATCGCAGAGATCCTGTCGAAGGCTGTCGTGCAGGTTCAGGCCGCCGATATCGCGGTGGAGGAACATCAGCCGGAGACCCGTGGCCTCGACCATGCCTTCCGGACGTTTCGCGCACTTGGCATGTGGACGTCGCACCAAGTCACGCCAAAGCGCATCTCCGATCACTTCAAGCCGACCTTGGCCGAGAATATCCGCACCGGTGGTACGCTCACCGTCGACGACATCGCGACAGCCAATGTCACCCGTTCGCGGCTTTACGCGCAGATGCGCGGTCTGTTCGGCACGTTCGACGTGCTGGCCTGCCCCGTCACCGGACTGGCCCCGCTGCCCTCGGAGGTCGAGTATCCCAAAGAGGTCGCCGGTCGGCCCTGCCGCGACTACCTAGACTGGCTCAGCTTCGCCTTCCTCGCGACGACCTGCGGCCTGCCCGCGCTGTCGCTGCCCGTTGGTTTCACCGCAAGCGGGCTGCCGGTCGGGCTACAACTGATCGGCTCGCCGCGTGGCGAGGCACGGCTGCTTCAGGTCGCACGCCGCCTGGAAGAGGCGCTGGCCCTGCCCGGGACGCCCATCGACCCCATCGTGCGGCACGACACGCAGGCGCGGACCGACGAGCCCGTATCCGCATCGCTCCTTACGCGCCCCTGA